One window of the Brevibacterium limosum genome contains the following:
- the phnE gene encoding phosphonate ABC transporter, permease protein PhnE, whose product MSLVFDREAPAVVEPQRHRPSGNSAVAVIVLIGLAVAGAWSVWSLGIDIATIASSFDNAVGFFSRIVPLDFPAFGETVSLVVETLAIVFLATLLSVVLSIPVALFAARPTRMGRGSQWTARTLIVLARAIPDLVLAIVFLRMFGLGATAGIIAMGIHSVGMIGKLYADAIEELDDGPRESIEALGGSRSQQILTAIPQTLMPQLIATALHRFDINLRTSVLLGYVGVGGIGLAIADSLRTLDYQRGMALAVIVLVLCIVIELVSGSIRAALMASTGAKITGGTWVDRMFNRGRGTGVGDLTLTPPWSVARFRRFASAAVLIVLTIAALWRVDVSWSALAAGLLDLPRTVSLFFPPSTGGTLTNLVEQLLVTIQISLAATFIGVILAVPIGVLAARNVVANRAVHKTFRVLIVVVRGIPELILAIIFVVISGLGEVAGTLALSIGAIGLLSKLIADSIEETDLQVQEAVRATGAGEAQVFFSATLRQAAPAFVAHIMYLLDTNIRSATLLGVVGAGGIGFLLLNASRVNQFDVVTMVLILMVAVVLLVEALSMWLRRAVR is encoded by the coding sequence ATGAGTCTCGTATTCGACCGAGAGGCTCCCGCCGTCGTCGAACCGCAGCGTCACCGCCCGTCGGGGAATTCCGCCGTCGCCGTCATCGTGCTCATCGGCCTCGCCGTCGCCGGCGCCTGGTCGGTGTGGTCTCTCGGCATCGATATAGCCACGATCGCCTCGTCGTTCGACAATGCCGTGGGGTTCTTCTCCCGCATCGTCCCGCTCGACTTCCCGGCCTTCGGTGAGACAGTCTCTCTTGTCGTCGAGACCTTGGCGATCGTGTTCCTGGCGACTCTGCTGTCCGTCGTGCTTTCGATCCCCGTCGCTCTCTTCGCCGCTCGTCCCACCCGGATGGGTCGCGGTTCGCAGTGGACGGCGCGCACCCTCATCGTCCTCGCCAGAGCGATTCCCGACCTCGTGCTCGCCATCGTGTTCCTGCGGATGTTCGGACTCGGCGCCACGGCCGGCATCATCGCCATGGGCATCCATTCGGTGGGGATGATCGGCAAGCTCTACGCCGATGCCATCGAAGAGCTCGACGACGGACCCCGCGAATCGATCGAGGCCCTCGGCGGCAGCCGCTCACAGCAGATCCTCACCGCGATCCCTCAGACACTTATGCCGCAGCTCATCGCCACGGCTCTGCACCGCTTCGACATCAATCTGCGCACCTCGGTGCTGCTCGGCTATGTCGGCGTCGGCGGAATCGGGCTGGCCATCGCGGACTCCCTGCGCACCCTGGACTACCAGCGCGGGATGGCACTGGCGGTCATCGTGCTCGTCCTGTGCATCGTCATCGAACTCGTCTCCGGATCCATCCGAGCCGCGCTCATGGCCTCGACGGGGGCGAAGATCACCGGCGGCACCTGGGTCGACCGGATGTTCAACCGGGGTCGGGGAACCGGGGTCGGCGATCTCACGCTCACCCCACCGTGGAGCGTGGCACGGTTCCGTCGTTTCGCCTCGGCGGCGGTGCTCATCGTCCTCACGATCGCCGCTCTGTGGCGGGTGGACGTGTCATGGTCGGCTCTGGCCGCGGGTTTGCTCGACCTCCCGCGGACCGTGAGCCTGTTCTTCCCGCCGTCGACCGGCGGGACGCTTACCAACCTCGTCGAGCAGCTGCTCGTCACCATCCAGATCTCGCTGGCGGCGACGTTCATCGGGGTGATCCTCGCGGTGCCCATCGGCGTCCTCGCCGCCCGCAATGTCGTGGCGAACCGGGCGGTGCACAAGACGTTCCGCGTCCTCATCGTCGTCGTCCGCGGCATCCCCGAGCTCATCCTCGCGATCATCTTCGTCGTCATCTCCGGACTCGGCGAGGTGGCCGGAACTCTGGCACTGTCCATCGGTGCGATCGGCCTGCTCTCGAAGCTCATCGCCGACTCCATCGAGGAGACGGACCTTCAGGTCCAGGAGGCGGTGCGGGCCACCGGAGCCGGCGAGGCGCAGGTGTTCTTCTCCGCCACCCTGCGGCAGGCGGCGCCGGCGTTCGTCGCCCACATCATGTACCTGCTCGACACGAACATCCGCTCGGCCACGCTGCTCGGCGTCGTCGGCGCCGGAGGCATCGGATTCCTGCTGCTCAACGCCTCGCGGGTCAACCAGTTCGATGTCGTGACGATGGTGCTCATCCTCATGGTCGCCGTCGTCCTCCTCGTCGAGGCCCTGTCCATGTGGCTGCGCCGAGCCGTGCGCTGA
- a CDS encoding phosphonatase-like hydrolase, translating into MTELAVFDMAGTTIDERDEVYRVLREATEREGTDYSDEVFQKWMGTEKHWAIENLLRLGGIEVTEEVHERAWQWFRAELRETYTKNPPRPLPGIEEALSTLRDRGIEVGLTTGFSREIADLIFSTMGWAPGETFDVAVTGDEVPAGRPAPDLINKVMDTVGVTDRAAVVSVGDTSADIESALNAEVTAVGVLTGHLSREDFAAEGAHLVLDSVADLPAVLAEQEAAVVAK; encoded by the coding sequence ATGACTGAACTTGCCGTCTTCGACATGGCCGGAACCACCATCGATGAACGCGACGAGGTCTACCGCGTGCTGCGCGAGGCCACCGAACGTGAGGGCACGGACTACTCCGATGAGGTCTTCCAGAAGTGGATGGGCACGGAGAAGCACTGGGCGATCGAAAATCTGCTCCGCCTCGGCGGAATCGAGGTCACCGAGGAGGTCCACGAGCGGGCCTGGCAGTGGTTCCGAGCCGAACTGCGCGAGACCTACACCAAGAATCCTCCGCGACCGTTGCCCGGAATCGAGGAGGCCCTGTCGACGCTGCGGGACCGTGGGATCGAGGTGGGACTGACCACCGGATTCTCCCGCGAGATCGCCGACCTCATCTTCTCCACCATGGGGTGGGCGCCGGGTGAGACCTTCGACGTCGCGGTCACCGGCGACGAAGTGCCTGCCGGACGTCCGGCGCCGGACCTGATCAACAAGGTCATGGACACGGTCGGAGTCACCGACCGCGCTGCCGTCGTCAGCGTGGGAGACACCTCGGCGGATATCGAATCGGCGCTCAACGCCGAGGTCACGGCCGTGGGAGTGCTCACCGGGCACCTGAGTCGGGAGGATTTCGCGGCCGAGGGCGCGCACCTCGTCCTCGATTCGGTGGCGGACCTGCCCGCTGTCCTGGCCGAGCAGGAAGCTGCGGTGGTCGCGAAGTGA
- a CDS encoding enolase C-terminal domain-like protein yields MTTQTQVTTPTIESVRVVPVAGRDSMLLNLSGAHGPCFTRNIVLIGDSDGRTGLGEVPGGENIKAAIEEAGRELSGRRVAQVNRIVSELHQRFAAVDAGGRGNQTFDLRVGVHATAAIESALLDLHGQFLGLPVADLLAAGQQRDAVPMLGYLFYVGNSDATDLDYLQEPDADGWDRLRREEALTPAAVVELARAASAKYGFKDFKLKGGVLAGEAEVETVTALAEEFPDARITLDPNGGWLLDEAIEYGKAMRGVVAYAEDPVGAEGRFSGRETMAEFRRATGLRTATNMIATDWREMAHAIRTNAVDIPLADPHFWTMSGSHRVSQLCHDFGLTWGSHSNNHFDVSLAMFTHVGAAAPGEITALDTHWIWQDGQELTREPLKIVDGEIQVPTAPGLGVTIDEDRLAAAHELYVERGLGSRDDSAAMQYLIPGWTFDAKKPALLR; encoded by the coding sequence ATGACGACACAGACGCAGGTCACCACCCCGACCATCGAATCCGTGCGCGTGGTGCCGGTCGCCGGCAGGGACTCGATGCTGCTCAACCTCTCGGGCGCCCACGGCCCCTGCTTCACCCGCAACATCGTCCTCATCGGCGACAGCGACGGGCGGACGGGACTGGGCGAAGTGCCTGGAGGTGAGAACATCAAGGCCGCGATCGAAGAGGCAGGGCGTGAGCTGTCCGGACGACGCGTCGCCCAGGTCAATCGGATCGTCTCCGAGCTGCACCAGCGGTTCGCCGCCGTCGATGCCGGTGGTCGCGGCAACCAGACCTTCGACCTGCGAGTCGGCGTGCACGCGACGGCCGCGATCGAATCGGCGCTGCTGGATCTGCACGGCCAGTTCCTCGGGCTGCCCGTCGCGGACCTGCTGGCCGCCGGTCAGCAGCGAGACGCCGTACCGATGCTCGGATACCTGTTCTACGTCGGCAATTCCGACGCCACAGACCTCGACTATCTGCAAGAACCCGACGCGGACGGGTGGGACCGTCTGCGCAGGGAGGAGGCGCTGACTCCTGCAGCGGTCGTCGAACTGGCCAGAGCCGCCTCGGCGAAGTACGGATTCAAGGACTTCAAGCTCAAGGGCGGAGTGCTGGCCGGCGAGGCCGAAGTCGAAACCGTCACGGCCCTGGCCGAGGAATTCCCCGATGCACGGATCACACTCGATCCCAACGGCGGGTGGCTGCTCGACGAGGCGATCGAGTACGGCAAGGCCATGCGCGGGGTCGTCGCCTACGCGGAGGACCCGGTCGGCGCGGAAGGGCGGTTCTCCGGTCGGGAGACCATGGCAGAATTCCGCCGGGCGACGGGACTGCGGACGGCGACGAACATGATCGCCACCGACTGGCGGGAGATGGCACATGCCATCCGGACGAACGCCGTGGACATCCCGCTGGCCGACCCGCACTTCTGGACGATGTCCGGATCGCACAGGGTCTCCCAGCTGTGCCACGATTTCGGATTGACCTGGGGTTCGCATTCGAACAACCACTTCGACGTGTCCCTGGCGATGTTCACCCACGTCGGAGCGGCAGCGCCGGGAGAGATCACGGCACTCGACACGCACTGGATCTGGCAGGACGGTCAGGAGCTCACCCGGGAGCCGCTGAAGATCGTCGACGGTGAGATCCAGGTGCCGACGGCTCCGGGGCTCGGCGTGACCATAGACGAGGACCGCTTGGCCGCAGCCCACGAACTCTACGTCGAACGCGGCCTGGGTTCGCGCGACGATTCGGCGGCCATGCAGTACTTGATCCCCGGCTGGACCTTCGACGCCAAGAAACCGGCCCTGCTCCGCTAA
- a CDS encoding aldehyde dehydrogenase (NADP(+)), with translation MTALTGLSLIAGDPVTGNGATTNAVDPSTGQTLTPDYTFLDEAQVDAAVDAAAQAFASYRATTPGQRAAFLETIADNIEAVREPLVERAMSETGLPSARLNGEVGRTVGQLRLFAEVVRAGNFHASRIDPAQPERTPAPRLDIRQRKVPVGPVVVFGASNFPLAFSVAGGDTASALAAGCPVIVKAHNAHPGTGEIVGRAITEAVTTSGLHPGVFSLVFGSGSSVGQQLVADPRIAAVGFTGSRSGGLALQATAQARKVPIPVFAEMSSINPVILLDGALTGDGARDLAEQFVTSLTGSSGQLCTAPGLVLVPTGADGDAFAEAVGQLIGQQAGQTMLTPSIAEAFDRGVAQLSAQDDVSTVGEGTVGEGENAPAPIVFTTSSAALRGNEVLSEEIFGAASVLVRYDGSDDLLTTLTGIERQLTTTIHATDADTEAAGRLLPALEDLCGRILFNGWPTGVEVGHAMVHGGPFPATSAPSTTSVGTLAIDRFLRPVAYQSVPSGLLPEPIADDNPWSVVQMIDGVVTTPDQAGSSVLSGAGAAGS, from the coding sequence ATGACCGCGCTCACTGGACTCTCCCTCATCGCAGGGGACCCGGTCACCGGCAACGGCGCCACCACCAACGCCGTCGACCCGAGCACCGGGCAGACCCTGACCCCCGACTACACCTTCCTCGACGAGGCACAGGTCGACGCCGCCGTCGATGCCGCTGCGCAGGCGTTCGCCAGCTACCGGGCGACCACACCGGGCCAGCGTGCCGCATTCCTCGAGACCATCGCGGACAACATCGAAGCCGTGCGCGAGCCGCTCGTCGAACGAGCCATGTCTGAGACCGGGCTCCCGTCAGCGCGGCTGAATGGCGAAGTCGGCCGCACCGTCGGACAGCTGAGGCTCTTCGCCGAGGTGGTCCGGGCCGGGAACTTCCACGCCTCCCGCATCGACCCCGCCCAACCCGAACGCACCCCGGCACCGCGCCTCGACATCCGGCAGCGCAAGGTTCCCGTCGGACCCGTCGTCGTCTTCGGAGCCAGCAACTTCCCGCTCGCATTCTCCGTCGCCGGCGGTGACACCGCCTCGGCGCTCGCCGCTGGCTGCCCCGTCATCGTCAAGGCCCACAACGCCCACCCAGGAACGGGGGAGATCGTCGGCAGAGCCATCACCGAGGCGGTCACCACGAGCGGTCTGCACCCCGGAGTGTTCTCCCTCGTCTTCGGCTCGGGATCGTCGGTCGGTCAGCAGCTCGTCGCCGATCCGCGGATCGCCGCGGTCGGCTTCACCGGATCCCGTTCCGGCGGACTGGCGCTGCAGGCCACCGCTCAGGCCCGGAAGGTGCCCATCCCCGTGTTTGCGGAGATGAGCTCGATCAACCCGGTCATCCTCCTCGACGGTGCCCTGACCGGGGACGGGGCCCGCGATCTCGCCGAACAGTTCGTCACCTCCCTGACCGGCTCGAGCGGACAGCTGTGCACCGCACCCGGGCTCGTGCTGGTCCCGACCGGAGCCGACGGCGATGCCTTCGCCGAGGCGGTCGGCCAGCTGATCGGCCAGCAGGCCGGGCAGACCATGCTCACCCCCTCCATCGCCGAGGCGTTCGACCGCGGCGTGGCACAGCTCAGTGCTCAGGACGACGTGTCCACGGTGGGTGAGGGAACCGTGGGGGAGGGCGAGAACGCCCCCGCCCCCATCGTCTTCACCACCTCCTCGGCGGCTCTGCGGGGCAACGAGGTGCTCAGCGAGGAGATCTTCGGAGCCGCCTCGGTGCTTGTCCGCTATGACGGAAGCGATGATCTGCTCACGACCCTCACCGGGATCGAAAGGCAGCTGACGACGACGATCCACGCCACCGACGCCGACACCGAGGCGGCCGGCCGGCTCCTGCCGGCCCTCGAGGATCTGTGCGGGCGGATCCTATTCAACGGATGGCCCACCGGGGTCGAGGTCGGACACGCTATGGTTCATGGCGGACCGTTCCCGGCCACCTCGGCGCCGAGCACGACGTCGGTGGGCACGCTCGCCATCGACCGGTTCCTCCGCCCCGTCGCCTACCAGTCGGTGCCGAGCGGACTGCTGCCCGAACCGATCGCCGACGACAACCCGTGGTCGGTCGTGCAGATGATCGATGGTGTGGTGACGACTCCGGACCAGGCAGGATCCTCGGTCCTCAGCGGAGCGGGCGCGGCCGGATCATGA
- a CDS encoding 5-dehydro-4-deoxyglucarate dehydratase — translation MAQFSPQDLAAHLKNGLLSFPATAFSSDLSLDEAGYRSHIEWQSSYNVAGLFAAGGTGEGFSLSPDEAARVVELAVASSRPEVPVLASASGPTVQAVRNARDAEAAGAEGVLVLPPYLTECDQDGLYEHVAAICEATNIGVIVYNRANAVYSADTVARLADNHANFIGFKDAIGDIEHLTKVYAKNGDRLFYLGGLPTAETFALPLLQLGMSTYSSAMFNFVPEFALDFYADVRAQNRDAVTEKLNRFVLPYLDIRDRGKGYGVSIVKGGLKAIGRDAGPVRPPLHSLRERDVADLADLIAAAKIHPNTEIKIGA, via the coding sequence ATGGCTCAATTCTCCCCACAGGACCTGGCAGCTCACCTCAAGAACGGACTGCTCTCGTTCCCCGCGACGGCGTTCAGCTCCGACCTCAGCCTCGACGAGGCCGGCTACCGCAGCCACATCGAATGGCAGTCGAGCTACAACGTCGCCGGCCTCTTCGCCGCAGGCGGCACCGGTGAGGGATTCAGCCTCAGTCCCGACGAGGCGGCCCGCGTCGTCGAACTCGCCGTCGCCTCCTCGCGCCCAGAGGTCCCGGTCCTGGCTTCGGCGAGCGGGCCGACCGTCCAAGCCGTCCGCAACGCCCGCGATGCCGAAGCCGCAGGCGCCGAAGGTGTCCTCGTCCTCCCGCCCTACCTCACCGAATGCGACCAGGACGGTCTCTACGAACATGTCGCAGCAATCTGCGAAGCCACGAACATCGGCGTCATCGTCTACAACCGCGCCAACGCCGTCTACTCCGCCGACACCGTGGCCCGACTGGCCGACAACCACGCGAACTTCATCGGGTTCAAGGACGCCATCGGCGATATCGAACACCTCACGAAGGTCTACGCGAAGAACGGCGACCGCCTCTTCTACCTCGGCGGACTGCCCACGGCTGAGACCTTCGCCCTGCCGCTGCTGCAGCTGGGCATGAGCACCTACTCCTCGGCGATGTTCAACTTCGTCCCCGAATTCGCCCTCGACTTCTACGCCGACGTCCGCGCTCAGAACCGGGACGCCGTGACAGAGAAGCTCAACCGCTTCGTTCTGCCCTACCTCGACATCCGCGACCGCGGAAAGGGCTACGGAGTCTCCATCGTCAAGGGCGGACTCAAGGCCATCGGCCGCGACGCCGGCCCCGTCCGCCCACCGCTGCACAGCCTCCGCGAACGGGATGTCGCCGATCTCGCCGACCTCATCGCCGCAGCGAAGATCCACCCCAACACCGAGATCAAGATCGGAGCCTGA
- a CDS encoding L-talarate/galactarate dehydratase encodes MAYTTDAIKTITLSSIRLPLEVPISDAKVFTGRQKPMTEVAMLFTEITTAEGHAGIGFSYSKRGGGPAQYAHAKEIAEAALGEDPNDIAKLYTKLLWAGASVGRSGLATQALAAIDVALYDLKAKRAELPLAKFLGSHRDSVRTYNTSGGFLNASIDEVKERASKSLEDGIGGIKIKVGLPDSAEDLRRVSAVREHIGDAPLMVDANQQWDRATALRMGRTLDELGLVWIEEPLDAYDVEGHARLTRTLDTPIATGEMLSSVAEHRALIDARACDIVQPDAPRVGGITQFMRLLTLADEAGLDIAPHFAMEIHLHLAACYPRETWVEHFDWLDPLFNERLETKDGRMLVPDRPGLGITLSDQARAWTTDTVTIS; translated from the coding sequence ATGGCGTACACCACCGACGCGATCAAGACGATCACCCTGTCATCGATTCGATTGCCGTTGGAGGTTCCGATCTCCGATGCCAAGGTCTTCACCGGCCGGCAGAAGCCGATGACCGAGGTCGCCATGCTCTTCACCGAGATCACCACCGCCGAAGGGCATGCGGGGATCGGGTTCAGCTATTCGAAGCGCGGAGGCGGACCTGCTCAGTACGCTCATGCGAAGGAGATCGCCGAGGCGGCCCTGGGCGAGGACCCCAACGACATCGCCAAGCTCTACACGAAGCTGCTGTGGGCCGGCGCCTCGGTGGGACGGTCGGGTCTGGCCACTCAGGCGCTGGCCGCGATCGACGTCGCGCTCTACGATCTCAAGGCGAAGCGCGCAGAGCTGCCGCTCGCGAAGTTCCTCGGCAGCCACCGCGATTCAGTGCGCACCTACAACACCTCCGGAGGGTTCCTCAATGCCTCGATCGACGAGGTGAAGGAACGCGCTTCGAAATCACTGGAAGACGGCATCGGCGGAATCAAGATCAAGGTCGGTCTGCCCGACAGCGCCGAAGACCTCCGCCGGGTCAGCGCTGTGCGTGAGCACATCGGCGACGCTCCCCTCATGGTCGACGCAAACCAGCAGTGGGATCGCGCGACCGCGCTGCGCATGGGTCGGACCCTCGACGAACTCGGACTAGTGTGGATCGAAGAGCCGTTGGACGCCTATGACGTCGAAGGCCATGCCCGCCTGACGAGAACTCTCGACACTCCCATCGCCACTGGTGAGATGCTCAGTTCGGTGGCGGAACACCGAGCTCTCATCGACGCGCGGGCCTGCGACATCGTTCAGCCCGATGCTCCACGAGTCGGAGGAATCACCCAGTTCATGCGTCTGCTCACCCTAGCCGATGAGGCGGGACTCGATATCGCTCCGCACTTCGCCATGGAGATCCACCTGCACCTGGCGGCCTGCTACCCGCGTGAGACCTGGGTCGAGCACTTCGATTGGCTCGATCCGCTGTTCAACGAACGCCTCGAGACCAAGGACGGTCGGATGCTCGTCCCGGACCGTCCCGGCCTCGGCATCACGCTCAGCGATCAGGCACGGGCCTGGACCACCGATACCGTGACGATCAGCTGA
- a CDS encoding glucarate dehydratase family protein, translating into MSSAERTHIAVINLTPVAFADPPLLNAVGVHEPFAIRTIIEVITDSGIYGLGETYGDEAHQSRLRLAADALIGSDVFDINRARGAAEAALAADSTAGGHGMSGMITDSSTLDRVFSPFEVAFLDLQGKILGVPVSDLLGGRVRDRVDFSGYLFYKWAGHPGDPDDKWGEALDPAGIVRQAETMIDEYGFTALKLKGGVFPPDEEAAAIEALAARFPEVPLRIDPNAAWTVETSIRVAERLDSTLEYLEDPTPGFDGMAEVRAAANMPLATNMCVVAFTQLPDAVAAGSIDVILSDHHFWGGLRRSTTLAGIAETFGMSLSMHSNSHLGISLAAMLHLAGATKNIDYACDTHWPWKNREDDVIVGDPFGFVGGGLEVPTRPGLGVELDRDRLAQLHQRYLDCGIRSRDDTGYMQKFNPDYEAVAPRW; encoded by the coding sequence ATGTCTTCTGCCGAGCGCACCCACATCGCCGTCATCAATCTCACTCCAGTCGCATTCGCCGATCCCCCGCTGCTCAACGCCGTGGGAGTCCACGAACCCTTCGCCATCCGCACGATCATCGAGGTCATCACCGATTCGGGCATCTACGGCCTGGGTGAAACCTACGGCGATGAGGCCCATCAGAGCCGTCTGAGACTCGCCGCTGACGCCCTCATCGGCAGCGACGTCTTCGACATCAATCGAGCGCGCGGAGCTGCCGAGGCCGCGTTGGCTGCCGATTCCACCGCCGGCGGTCACGGAATGAGCGGGATGATCACCGATTCATCGACCCTCGACCGGGTCTTCTCGCCTTTCGAAGTCGCCTTTCTCGACCTGCAGGGGAAGATCCTCGGGGTTCCGGTCTCGGACCTCCTCGGCGGTCGGGTCCGCGATCGAGTCGACTTCAGCGGCTACCTGTTCTACAAGTGGGCGGGTCACCCGGGAGATCCCGATGACAAGTGGGGCGAGGCTCTGGATCCTGCCGGCATCGTCCGACAGGCCGAGACGATGATCGACGAATACGGCTTCACGGCGCTCAAGCTCAAGGGCGGAGTCTTCCCTCCCGACGAAGAAGCCGCCGCCATCGAGGCCCTTGCCGCTCGCTTCCCCGAGGTTCCGCTGCGCATCGACCCGAACGCAGCGTGGACGGTTGAGACCTCGATTCGCGTTGCCGAACGTCTGGACTCCACCCTCGAATACCTCGAGGACCCGACACCTGGCTTCGACGGCATGGCCGAGGTCCGAGCCGCCGCGAACATGCCGCTGGCGACGAATATGTGCGTCGTCGCATTCACTCAGCTGCCAGATGCCGTTGCCGCCGGCAGCATCGACGTCATCCTCTCCGACCATCATTTCTGGGGCGGACTGCGCCGGTCCACCACGCTGGCCGGCATCGCCGAGACCTTCGGCATGTCATTGTCCATGCATTCGAACTCGCACCTGGGTATCAGCCTCGCAGCCATGCTGCATCTGGCTGGAGCGACGAAGAACATCGACTATGCCTGCGATACCCATTGGCCGTGGAAGAACCGAGAGGACGATGTCATCGTCGGCGACCCGTTCGGCTTCGTGGGCGGCGGTCTCGAGGTGCCCACGCGTCCAGGGCTCGGAGTCGAATTGGATCGCGACCGACTTGCACAGCTGCATCAGCGATACCTCGACTGCGGCATCAGAAGTCGTGATGACACCGGATACATGCAGAAGTTCAACCCCGACTACGAAGCCGTGGCCCCACGCTGGTAA